The genomic segment ACGCTTGTCAGAGGAGTACTCCACGTGAGCGGAGTTAATCGTAATTCCCCGTGCTTTTTCTTCCGGAGCCTTATCGATTTGGTCGTAACGAGTAGCAGCTGATTTACCTTCTTTTGCTAATACAGTACAAATAGCTGCTGTTAAAGTTGTTTTACCGTGGTCAATGTGGCCAATAGTACCTACATTAACGTGGGGTTTAGATCGGTCAAATTTCTCTCTTGCCATGTGTTTGAATTACGTCTCTAATTTTACATAAGTTTGAGATAAAGCTGTAGAGAGGCTTATAATTCTTGGAGTAGTGTAATTCATATGGAGCAAAATAATTGCAAAATCAGAACTTGATTTGCCAAACTGGCGTTAGCACAAAAGGTCTTCTTGGGGGTAATTCCCTTATTTTTTATTTGTTTTGTTTTTGTAATTGCTGACATTGTCATCAGTTTGCAAAATAAAGGCCACATTATAGAAGAGATAGATAAGTTTACTAACCAGAGCAATGTTATGTTGCTCATTTATGCATGTTGGTATGTAAGCAAACCAAAGAGCCATTATCTCAAGAACCAGCAGTTCTTTTTGAGTGCCTTTGCTTACATCATCTTTACTTTTTTAGGCTACAACGTCATTTTGGCGGCTTCACAACAAGCTTACAGTGATAAGGATGCTTATTCCTTGGCAAGTTCTGTCTTTCTCCATGTGTTGGCACCAATTGCTTTCTTGGTTGCAGGTATAGTTAAGATGAAAACGGACAAGGATGTAACCTTTAATCATTTTTGAAAAAGTTTGGGTTACTTCATGATCTATCCCTTAGTGTATGGGTTGTACTTAGCGACCATTCCTTATGTAAGGGGTCATTATGTGAGTGATGATGGTAAGTCTACTACCTATGTGGTTTATGGGGAGATTACCAACACCAAGGATAACCCGATCGTCGCTTGACCAGTAGTAATTTGTTTCCTTTTCATTTACTTTCCCTTGAGCTTCTTAGCGGTTTATGCCTTGCAATGTAAGTTATTGAATAGACCTCTAAAAGCACAATTTAAGTGTGCAACCAATAAATGCCCAAAATAAGAAAAGCCGTTATTCCCGCAGCCGGACTGGGTACCAGATTACTCCCAGCCACTAAGGCCATTCCCAAAGAGATGTTGCCCTTAGTCAATAAACCCACAATTCAGTACATTGTGGAAGAAGCAGTAGCGAGTGGCATTAAGGAAATCCTAGTAATTGTGTCTTCTAAAAAGGAAGCGATTATTGACCACTTTGACTATGACTTTATCTTGGAAAATGCTTTACTCCAAAAGCACAAAGATCAAGAACACCAAGAAATTAAGGATATTGCCAACTTAGCGCACATTTACTTTGTCCGCCAAAAACACCAACACGGTTTAGGAGATGCCATTTTGCACGCCAAGTCGTTTGTTGGTAACGAAGACTTTGCCGTCCTTTTAGGTGATGATGTCGTGTTTGGTGAACAACCGGCATTAGCACAATGTATTCAAGCTTATGAACAAACAGATTGTCAGGTAATAGGCGTGCAAGAAGTGCCCCATGACCAGGTCAACAAGTATGGCATAGTAACCCCTGAAGCTAATTGACAAAAACAAGCGTTAGTCAAAATTTTGGGCATGGTGGAAAAACCAGCTGTCAACGAAGCCAAGAGCAACCTAGCCATTTTGAGCCGTTACATCCTTAAACCCAGTATTTTTACAGCTCTTAAACAAGTACCGTTTGGTGTTGGAGGTGAGTTACAGTTGACTGATGGGTTGAACTATTGTTTACAGCAAGGGGAACCCTTCTTTGCCAAGCACTTTGGTGGTACCCGGTTTGATGTCGGTACTAAAAATGGTTTTATTAAAGCGAACCTGTACACGGCTTTAAAAACCGATGCCATTACTAAGGATGAAGTCTTGGCCATCCTCAAGGAATTTGTTTAAACAATTTGCTTAAAGCTTGGCACCGTTCAAGGTTAAACCCAAGAAGTTTTCTGGTTTAATTAAACGGCTAAACGGACACATGGCATGCGCTGCCGTAATGACTGTTTGCGCTGTGGTTTGGTCCACGCCCGTAATCGCTAATTCAACACCGGCTTTAATGTGGAACAGACCGTCCTGGTCATGCAGTTCGACACTAACACCCACAATAGGTTGAGTAGCTAATTGCAGTTGGTGCTGTTGTAAAACCACACGCACAGCTTGCGAAAAACAACCAGCATAAGCTGAAGCAAACAGCTGTTCGGGGTTGTTTTTGTCCTGGTGAGTAGCACCAGGTTTAGGAAATGCTAAACTAACGGTAAAACCATCAACGGTTTGGACAACGCCTTCCCTGCCGGCGCTAGCGTGTGCTGTTGTTTTGTAAATTACTGCCATTGTTACTGATATTATATTTAGAAAGATGACAAAAGATCTCCTAGCACTTTTAAAAGAACGGGGCTTATTTGTACAAGCTAACTTTGAAAAGGAATTAAAGCAATTATTAAACCAAGGATCATTTGCTTTCTATGTTGGCTTTGACCCCACAGCACCCTCACTCCATATTGGCAACTATGTGCTGCTCCATGTAGCACAAATCTTCCAAGCAATGGGTCATATTCCCCACGTCTTGTTGGGTAGTGGGACGGCTTTAATAGGTGATCCTACTGGCAGAATGGAACTGCGCCAGATGATGAGTCGTGAAACAATTGCCGAAAATACGCGCAACATTAAAAAACAAATTAGGCGCTTTTTGGGTAGTAATGTAGTGTTTTGCCAAAACGAGACCTGGTTAAAGAAACTCAATTACATTGAGGTCATCAGGGAATTGGGACCCTGCTTTTCGGTCAACAAGATGTTAGCGACCGATGCCTTTAGTGCTCGTTGGGAACGCGGTTTAACGTTGATGGAATTGAACTACATGGTATTACAGGCCTATGACTTCTATTATTTAAACCAAAAGTATGGGGTGCAACTGCAAATAGGGGGCAGTGACCAGTGGGCTAATATCCTAGCGGGGGCTGATTTAATTAGACGCAAAACCCAAAAACAGGTGTACGGCATGACCACTAACTTATTAGTGAAAGCTAATGGGGAAAAGATGGGTAAGAGTGCTAGTGGAGCTTTATGGTTAGATCCACAAAAGACCAGTCCGTATGACTTCTACCAGTATTGGATTAACCTTGATGATGCTAGTTTGCAAAAGGTTTTCCTTATGCTCACTAAATTAGATACCAAGGCAATTGAAACCCTCTGCAACTTGAAGGGCGCTGCCATTAAGGAGGCCAAGGCAAAACTAGCCTTCGAGTTAACTGACGCTATTCATGGTACCAAGGCAGCTTTAGCCGCCCAAGCGAAAAGTGCCCGAATCTTTGCCTTTCAACCTGATACTGAAACCAAAACCGTGCGAGCTGGCACCAGGTTAGTGGATGTGATTGTTGATTTAGGTTTAGTTGTATCCAGATCAGAAGCGCGCCGGGTGATTCAGCAAGGTGGTTTAACGATTAACCAAGAAAAAGTGACTGATGTGGAAATGGTCCTACAAGCGAGTTCCCAACCACTAGTGATTGGTAAGGGCAAAAAGCGTTTTGTAACGGTGCAAGTGATAGCTAACACCAAATAAAAAACCATCTTTGAGAGTGGTCTTTTAATGAACTTAGTGTTATTTCTTAGCCTTCTTCGCTTTAACTGGTTTGCGCTTGGAATTGGTTGTGGGTTCAGTAACTTCAGCCACAACTGTTGTTTCTGTTGCACTGGTAGTTTCAGCGTTGTTGAAATCACCAATGAGTTTGGTCTTTAACAGTTCCACTACCTTATGGAATGAATCTAAGGTAGCAGCGTCATAACCAGCTTGACGGGTAATATTGAGTTCTAAATCACCCACAGCTTCCTCCATTCTTAAAGAAGTATCCATGAAGGTAATCGGTACACTCATCATGAGGTAAGTGTGTGTGGTATTGTTGTAAACGTTAAAGTTAGCATACACATTAACCGGGTTAAACAACACCTGCTTTATCATCTCCTTATCTAACTGATTAAAGTTAAAACTAGCGTCTTTTTCAGTGTAGAGCAAAACGTTGTTCTGGCGGTTACTTTCAGTTAAAGATTCGTAAAAACCAGTGTTAATTAAGGGGAAATCGCTTTTAGTTAAGAACCAGTGTTGGTCACTAACAGCATCAATAATAGCGACTAAGCAAGCCACCTTTTCATTTTTGGAAGTACTTCTCTTAATGGCACTTAACTTAGCAAAGTTAAGCGTTTGACCATTCTTGTACTGTACCTTAAATTGCTTGGGAACTAACTCAAAGTTATAGATGGTAGCAGGGTAAAAAGTCGGTAGAATATCCGCACTAATTGGACCTTTTTCAAACAATTCAAATTGCTCAAACTGCTTGTTGTTTGCCATCTTTTGTAACCACAAATCAGTACGATCTTGACGGTTGACCAAATGAATTAACTGACTGCGTTTGTACAAAGCTACAAAGTTAATCACAAAGCTCAACAGCAAGGTAAACCCGCCTAAGGCAATTAGGAAAAGAGCTGCCACTTTAGGAACAATTGAACCCTGACCAACATAGCTGTAAATCCCTAAAGAAAGGGCAATTAAAGCAAAGACACCACAAAAACCAACAACTCTTGTAAATTTATTGAACTTTTCAGGTGTTAAAAAGAACTTTTGAAAACGAGTTAGCTCTGGCATGCGTATATAAAAGATTGTAAGAAAAGATAAGTTAAACACAACGCTGGAGTTGTTTGCCCTACAGAACGTTTCCCTAAAAACTGCGCCTTGCCAAACTGCGCCCGGGTTTGACAAAGCCGTTCATACAGTTCAACTAACACCCCATCGAGCTGCTTGTACTGCCTTTTGGTGCGGTTTACTAATTGCAAGAAGCTTTTACAAAAGTAATACAACAAATCCCACACCCGTTTGTGACCTAAAGTAATTGCTTTAGTTTGTATCAATTTTTCGGTGTGTTTAACAAGGGTTTTCACCACGGTAATCACATCCTTGTTTTCTTCTAACAACAGGTATTCTACAGCCTCCCACCAAGTTAGCACAGCATTGGTTTCACAACCCAACAAGTTGGAGTGTTGCTTTAAGACTGCAATAAAGTTTTGCGGGGTTTTACCAACATCGTTGAGGGTGGTAAAACACTGAAAGCTATAGGTGCCCAAATCGGGTTGCAAGTGGTTGAGCTGCTTTTGCAAGTGCGCGAGGTTAACTAGGAGCTGATCGACAAAACTAGCAAACTTAACTGTTTGTTTCACTGTCTTTTTCTGTATCCTTCTCAGTCTTCTTATTTAACTTAGCTTCCTTGGCTTCTGCCTTTTGTTTGGCTTGCTGTTCTTGCTTTTGCGCTAGGATCTCTGGAGGGAGTTTAGTGTGTTCGTGAATGTAATCGATGTCACTCTTTAAGATGGTTTCGGCAATCAACAAGGCTTCAACTAACAATTCCAACTCCTTACGGTTCGTTTTAATAATGGTACGTGCCTTCTTGTACTGTTCTTCAATAATGGCGTTAATCTCAAAGTCAATATCCTTTGCTGTTTGCTCAGAGAACAGTTTGGTACCTGGTGGGACGGTACCTTGACTAGGTACATATTGCACTTGCCCTAACTTGGACATTCCTAACTGGGTAACCATGGCACGGGCAATATTGGTCGCCTTATAAAAGTCCGAGGAAGCGCCAGTGGTAATTTCTAGGGGACCGTAAATTTCTTCCTCTGCAGCACGGCCGCCCATGGCTGTAGCAATCATCGCTAACAAGTCAGATTTACGCTTTAAATTGAGATCGCCACTCTTAGGGGTTGACAAGGTATAACCACCCGCTTGACCCCGGGGAATAATGGTAATCTTTTGCACTTCATCGTTACTGTGAACATGGAGGCCAACCAAAGCATGACCTGCTTCGTGGTAGGCCACTAGTTTACGATCAGCATCACTGACCACCCGAGATTTTTTGGCAGGACCAGCTATGACCCGGTCAATGGCTTCATCAATGTCGTTCATGTTGATCGTGGTCCGGTTATCACGGACTGCTAACAGGGTAGCTTCATTAATGACGTTTTCCAATTGAGCCCCACTAAAACCAGGGGTACGTTTAGCAACATCCAATAAGCTAATCTTGGAAGACAAGTTCTTGTTCTTGGCGTGCACTTGTAAGATGCCTTCGCGTTCCTTAATGTCGGGAAGGTTAATCTGGATGTGACGATCAAACCGACCTGGGCGTAATAACGCATCATCAAGGACATCCAAGCGGTTGGTAGCAGCCATCACCACAACACCAGTGCGGCTAGTAAACCCATCCATTTCCGCTAACAGTTGGTTTAAGGTTTGTTCGACCACCGAGTAGGAGGACAACTCCACGCGACCCCGTTTAGAACCAACCGAGTCAATTTCATCGATGAAGATAATACATGGGGCCGCTTTCTTAGCCTTATTGAACAAGTCCCGTACCCGTTTGGCGCCCACACCAACCAGCATATCTTCAAAGCCAGAACCCGTGGACTGGAAGAAAGGCACACCAGCTTCACCAGCAACAGCTTTCGCTAACAGCGTTTTACCCGTACCAGGAGGGCCGTAAAGAATAACACCGCGTGGGGAACGAGCGCCCATTTGGGCATACTTCAAGGGGTTTTTGAGGTAATCAACAATTTCCAGTAACTCGTGTTTTTCTTCTTGGAGTCCCGCAATGTTGTCAAACCTCACCGAAGACTTTGCGAGTTTAGCTTGGGTCTTACCAATTGAGAAGATGTTGTCCTCCTCACTGCGACCACCACCAGAGATACCGCGAGCAGAACGTCAAAAGAGTAAGAAGAAAATGACAAAGATAATAATTGGTAGTAGGCCAAAGAAGATGTTGAGCACATCACGTGCTCTCGTATCAGGAGCAACAAAGGTACCGATGTCATGGAGACCTTTAATAGAAGCTAATTCAGTGCCATTGTTACTTTTTTGGTCTTGGGTCATCATTCCATTAACTATGGCCTTTCCAGTTGACTGATTAATCGAGAGGTTTGCTATATTAAAGATAGTTTCCCCACTACCATTAGTAGCTTTGTGGGCAGTTACTACTATGGGATTTATCCCTTGGAAACTAATGGAAACCTGCAGAATGTCATCGGTGACATAGGTGGAATTATTAATTCTTTGGAAGGTGTGTTTGCCTGATAAGCCTTTGATTTGAGCCGAAAGTGTAGTTCCACTAAGCTCCCACTTTTCAATTACAGCCGTGGTAGCCCTTGGCATTAGGATATAAACCAAAATACCAATAATAATGGCTAGGATAACCACTCACCAAAAAATCTTTCACGCTGTGCGTTTGGGAAACTGCGGTTTTTCGCTCGTAGTCGCCTCGTTAAGTCCTTTATTTTTTTTCATTTGTTGTTGTTTGTTGGGTGATTTGACTGGTTTTTATTCTAACAACACTAAGGGTAACTAATACACCCACTGCTGCAAAACCAGCCAAAGTTAGAAAGGTAATTAAGATGATTTTTTTGTGCTTTTTTACCAGGGAAACCAACACACTAAACCATCGCATAAAATTCTAAATAGCGCGACTTAATTATCTTCAGGATCAAAGACACCAACATAGGGTAAATTGCGATAAAAGCCCTGGTAGTCTAACCCAAAACCAACCAAGAATTCGTCTTGGTTTTTAAAGCAAGAATAGTCCACCTTAATGTCAGCTTCCCTGGGTTTGAGCTTTTCAATGAAGCTCACTAAGATCACACTTTTGGCCTTTCGGGTGTGGAGTAAGTCCAATACTAATTTAATAGAACGACCACTGTCGATTATGTCTTCTATTAAAAGAATGTCCTTGCCTTTAGGGTCATGGGACATATCTAGGACAATCTTCGGTGCTTCTTGTTGGCGACTGCCACCATGGTAAGAAGCGACTGCCACAAAGTCCAGTTGTAAATCAAAGGTAAACTGACTAATAAGTTTGCCCAAAAAGGGAATACAACCCTTCAAGATCCCTAATACTATGACCTGTTTACCAGCAAAATGTTCATTACACCATTTGAGCGCAGCGTTACAACCCGCTTCAACCTGTTTTTGATCAATGATGATAGATTTAATGCCCATTACTTTAATCTTTGTCGTTCCACTAACACGACCGCTAAACAACTAATTTCATTCGAATTCAACGGTTCACGTACCTTGAGGTTAATTGTCAGTTCGGTAATCCGTAAAGCCGTACAAATAAAGTCAAAGATGGCATGCTTATAGTCATCCATCTTTTGTTGTGAGGGAATTTCTAAGGTGATATCAATGTTATTGATGTACCAGTTCTTGCGAATAAAGTTGTAAGTCCGTGCCAAAATACGGGGCGCTTCTTTACGCGGATTACCCTTTAAAGGGATCTGGGTTTTTTCTTTATTGAAGACAATTTGTCCATCACCTAAGGCAGTAGCACCAAATAAAGCATCAGCTACTGCTAGCTGGATAACGTCACTGGCGTCATCACTAGCATCGTGGTCATAAATGTACTTGGAATCTTCTATTTCCACCCCACCTATTCAAAATTTATTCTTCTGTTCTGCTCTCGGTTTAATGCGGTATTTTTTCTTACCTAGGCCAACTCTAAACTGCATCGTGGTATCTGTTAATTATACTTTTGCCCACCCCCTTTTCCTTTTATGTTGAGAGCTAAAAAAGACAAAGCTTGGCAGCAGGTTTTATTTAGATCAAATCTCAATTGGGAACAGTAAATGATTGGTGGCTTAAACCAAATTAAAATGAAGGCAAGCTTGAATAAATTAGTTATGAAGAGTCTTAAAGTAGCACTCATTGGTTCTGGTGCAGTGGGCACCAGCTTTCTCTACGCTGCTATGAGCCGTGGTTTAGCG from the Mycoplasmoides pneumoniae FH genome contains:
- a CDS encoding DUF1600 domain-containing protein; amino-acid sequence: MEQNNCKIRTWFAKLALAQKVFLGVIPLFFICFVFVIADIVISLQNKGHIIEEIDKFTNQSNVMLLIYACWYVSKPKSHYLKNQQFFLSAFAYIIFTFLGYNVILAASQQAYSDKDAYSLASSVFLHVLAPIAFLVAGIVKMKTDKDVTFNHFWKSLGYFMIYPLVYGLYLATIPYVRGHYVSDDGKSTTYVVYGEITNTKDNPIVAWPVVICFLFIYFPLSFLAVYALQCKLLNRPLKAQFKCATNKCPK
- the galU gene encoding UTP--glucose-1-phosphate uridylyltransferase GalU, with translation MPKIRKAVIPAAGLGTRLLPATKAIPKEMLPLVNKPTIQYIVEEAVASGIKEILVIVSSKKEAIIDHFDYDFILENALLQKHKDQEHQEIKDIANLAHIYFVRQKHQHGLGDAILHAKSFVGNEDFAVLLGDDVVFGEQPALAQCIQAYEQTDCQVIGVQEVPHDQVNKYGIVTPEANWQKQALVKILGMVEKPAVNEAKSNLAILSRYILKPSIFTALKQVPFGVGGELQLTDGLNYCLQQGEPFFAKHFGGTRFDVGTKNGFIKANLYTALKTDAITKDEVLAILKEFV
- a CDS encoding Ohr family peroxiredoxin; protein product: MAVIYKTTAHASAGREGVVQTVDGFTVSLAFPKPGATHQDKNNPEQLFASAYAGCFSQAVRVVLQQHQLQLATQPIVGVSVELHDQDGLFHIKAGVELAITGVDQTTAQTVITAAHAMCPFSRLIKPENFLGLTLNGAKL
- the tyrS gene encoding tyrosine--tRNA ligase, with the translated sequence MTKDLLALLKERGLFVQANFEKELKQLLNQGSFAFYVGFDPTAPSLHIGNYVLLHVAQIFQAMGHIPHVLLGSGTALIGDPTGRMELRQMMSRETIAENTRNIKKQIRRFLGSNVVFCQNETWLKKLNYIEVIRELGPCFSVNKMLATDAFSARWERGLTLMELNYMVLQAYDFYYLNQKYGVQLQIGGSDQWANILAGADLIRRKTQKQVYGMTTNLLVKANGEKMGKSASGALWLDPQKTSPYDFYQYWINLDDASLQKVFLMLTKLDTKAIETLCNLKGAAIKEAKAKLAFELTDAIHGTKAALAAQAKSARIFAFQPDTETKTVRAGTRLVDVIVDLGLVVSRSEARRVIQQGGLTINQEKVTDVEMVLQASSQPLVIGKGKKRFVTVQVIANTK
- a CDS encoding MPN670 family protein translates to MPELTRFQKFFLTPEKFNKFTRVVGFCGVFALIALSLGIYSYVGQGSIVPKVAALFLIALGGFTLLLSFVINFVALYKRSQLIHLVNRQDRTDLWLQKMANNKQFEQFELFEKGPISADILPTFYPATIYNFELVPKQFKVQYKNGQTLNFAKLSAIKRSTSKNEKVACLVAIIDAVSDQHWFLTKSDFPLINTGFYESLTESNRQNNVLLYTEKDASFNFNQLDKEMIKQVLFNPVNVYANFNVYNNTTHTYLMMSVPITFMDTSLRMEEAVGDLELNITRQAGYDAATLDSFHKVVELLKTKLIGDFNNAETTSATETTVVAEVTEPTTNSKRKPVKAKKAKK
- the ftsH gene encoding ATP-dependent zinc metalloprotease FtsH, which gives rise to MKKNKGLNEATTSEKPQFPKRTAWKIFWWVVILAIIIGILVYILMPRATTAVIEKWELSGTTLSAQIKGLSGKHTFQRINNSTYVTDDILQVSISFQGINPIVVTAHKATNGSGETIFNIANLSINQSTGKAIVNGMMTQDQKSNNGTELASIKGLHDIGTFVAPDTRARDVLNIFFGLLPIIIFVIFFLLFWRSARGISGGGRSEEDNIFSIGKTQAKLAKSSVRFDNIAGLQEEKHELLEIVDYLKNPLKYAQMGARSPRGVILYGPPGTGKTLLAKAVAGEAGVPFFQSTGSGFEDMLVGVGAKRVRDLFNKAKKAAPCIIFIDEIDSVGSKRGRVELSSYSVVEQTLNQLLAEMDGFTSRTGVVVMAATNRLDVLDDALLRPGRFDRHIQINLPDIKEREGILQVHAKNKNLSSKISLLDVAKRTPGFSGAQLENVINEATLLAVRDNRTTINMNDIDEAIDRVIAGPAKKSRVVSDADRKLVAYHEAGHALVGLHVHSNDEVQKITIIPRGQAGGYTLSTPKSGDLNLKRKSDLLAMIATAMGGRAAEEEIYGPLEITTGASSDFYKATNIARAMVTQLGMSKLGQVQYVPSQGTVPPGTKLFSEQTAKDIDFEINAIIEEQYKKARTIIKTNRKELELLVEALLIAETILKSDIDYIHEHTKLPPEILAQKQEQQAKQKAEAKEAKLNKKTEKDTEKDSETNS
- the hpt gene encoding hypoxanthine phosphoribosyltransferase, whose protein sequence is MGIKSIIIDQKQVEAGCNAALKWCNEHFAGKQVIVLGILKGCIPFLGKLISQFTFDLQLDFVAVASYHGGSRQQEAPKIVLDMSHDPKGKDILLIEDIIDSGRSIKLVLDLLHTRKAKSVILVSFIEKLKPREADIKVDYSCFKNQDEFLVGFGLDYQGFYRNLPYVGVFDPEDN
- a CDS encoding 2-C-methyl-D-erythritol 2,4-cyclodiphosphate synthase → MQFRVGLGKKKYRIKPRAEQKNKFWIGGVEIEDSKYIYDHDASDDASDVIQLAVADALFGATALGDGQIVFNKEKTQIPLKGNPRKEAPRILARTYNFIRKNWYINNIDITLEIPSQQKMDDYKHAIFDFICTALRITELTINLKVREPLNSNEISCLAVVLVERQRLK